In the Candidatus Nitrospira nitrosa genome, one interval contains:
- the hemW gene encoding radical SAM family heme chaperone HemW, translating into MTPTGDIGLYVHIPFCQHRCHFCAFYLEIAHVDRIARFYSALTHEIRLQGHHNPLHGRWLQSIYFGGGTPTALPADQLVALLKLIRTTWPTSPTVEVTVEAHPSSVTREGLTILAEAGFTRISFGAESMREQDFVPIGRHGQVRDTATAVQAAREAGFVNVNLDLIYGLPGQSLQDWQRTLELILSLDPSHISCYALTIEEGTKLAQDIARQRVPPIDEQLQLDMEASTEQVLAQAGFVRYEISNYAKPARRCRHNLLYWTGGEYLGLGPSAQSYLDEARFGNVADLDRYLTSLSEHRLPLTDYTKLSRSERERDALVFGLRLLRGVPLQAVTEADRDSEIEHLITGGFLSTDQEHLWLTPLGRRYADSVAERLF; encoded by the coding sequence ATGACGCCTACCGGAGATATTGGCCTCTATGTGCATATCCCCTTCTGTCAGCATCGCTGTCATTTCTGTGCCTTCTACCTTGAAATTGCCCATGTCGATCGCATAGCGAGGTTTTATTCCGCCCTCACGCATGAAATTCGATTGCAAGGCCATCACAATCCTCTCCATGGCCGTTGGCTCCAGAGCATTTATTTTGGTGGCGGGACTCCGACCGCCCTTCCAGCAGATCAACTGGTTGCTCTGCTGAAGCTGATCCGCACAACCTGGCCGACCAGCCCAACGGTCGAGGTCACGGTGGAAGCCCATCCCTCTTCAGTCACCCGTGAAGGTCTGACAATCTTGGCAGAGGCCGGCTTCACGAGAATCAGCTTCGGGGCCGAGTCGATGCGGGAGCAGGATTTTGTCCCCATCGGTCGGCATGGACAGGTACGAGACACGGCGACCGCCGTTCAGGCAGCCCGTGAGGCCGGGTTTGTCAACGTCAACCTGGATCTCATATACGGACTTCCCGGCCAATCGCTCCAGGATTGGCAACGTACCCTGGAGTTGATCCTCTCTCTCGACCCATCGCATATCTCCTGTTACGCCTTGACCATTGAGGAAGGCACCAAGCTCGCTCAGGACATTGCTCGACAACGAGTTCCACCGATCGACGAGCAACTGCAATTGGATATGGAGGCTTCAACAGAGCAGGTACTTGCACAGGCGGGGTTTGTCCGATACGAGATCTCAAACTACGCGAAACCGGCAAGGCGCTGCCGTCACAACTTACTCTATTGGACCGGCGGCGAGTACCTCGGCCTTGGTCCCAGCGCCCAATCGTATCTGGACGAGGCCAGGTTCGGCAATGTGGCGGATCTCGACCGGTATCTGACTTCCCTGAGTGAACACCGTCTGCCCCTGACGGATTACACCAAACTTTCACGCAGTGAGCGGGAACGGGACGCCCTCGTGTTCGGCCTACGCCTTCTGCGTGGGGTACCTCTGCAGGCAGTTACGGAGGCCGACCGGGATTCTGAGATCGAGCACCTGATCACAGGCGGGTTCTTAAGTACCGACCAAGAACATCTCTGGCTCACTCCACTGGGGCGACGGTATGCAGATTCAGTAGCCGAACGCCTGTTCTGA
- the metH gene encoding methionine synthase: MPRQEKWPIVEMLNERILILDGAMGTMIQQRKLDEAAFRGERFKDWKKDLKGHNDLLNLTQPSVIEDIHRQYLEAGADIVETNTFNSQAISLMDYGMDRLGYELSKAGAECARRAVVAVEQAQPGRRCFVAGAIGPTTKTSSISTDVNNPAARGTTYEELVAAYGEQVRGLLEGGADLLLVETIFDTLNAKAAFFAIQEAFASGVRRVPIMASVTFIQAGSNRGVTGQTVEAFWNSISHVPLLSVGMNCALGPKEMRPLIEDLSQIAPIYISAHPNAGLPNPLLPTGFPETPETLAPQLRDWANNGWLNIVGGCCGTTPAHIHRIAEAVRGVKPHLPSKVEPYTRLSGLEAVTIRPDSNFVNIGERTNVTGSPAFAKLILAGDYESALSVARQQVDGGAQIIDINMDEGMLDSKAAMEKFLRLVASEPDICKVPIMVDSSKWEVLETGLKNIQGKAVVNSISLKEGEQKFIDQATVIRRYGAAVVVMAFDEQGQADTLERKKQICARSYKVLTERVGVPPPDIIFDPNILTVATGIDEHNNYAVNFLEATRWIKQNLPGAKVSGGISNISFSFRGNNVVREAMHAAFLYHAVKAGLDMGIVNAGQLAVYEEIPKDLLGLVEDVLLNRRPDATERLVTFAETVKAKGKVAVKDDEWRKGTVEERLSHALVKGLTDFIDKDTEEARQKYAKPIEVIEGPLMAGMNVVGDLFGSGKMFLPQVVKSARVMKKAVAYLMPFMEEEKKRSGNFQSQGKVLLATVKGDVHDIGKNIVGVVLGCNNYEVIDLGVMVPCEKILAAARENKADIIGLSGLITPSLDEMVHVAKEMTREGFEVPLLIGGATTSKAHTAVKIAPSYAPGVVHVLDASRAVGVVGSLVSQTQRQGFVKQVRDDYERMRQAHQDRGAKPLLSIAQARTNRFMPDWEKTDIPTPATMGVRTIEDQSLVELISYIDWSPFFHTWELKGRYPTIFEDSTVGPRAQELYDDARRLLDEIVKKRQLTAKGVYGFFAAASVGDDVELYTDASRKPVLTTIHHLRQQSEKPTGQPNLSLADYVAPKDSGRQDYVGAFAVTAGIGLDDLCKQFDRDHDDYNSIMAKALADRLAEAFAECLHKRVREEWGYGKTEQLTNEELIREKYRGIRPAPGYPACPDHTEKRVLFDLLQVEEHARITLTDSYAMWPAASVSGFYFAHPDAKYFAVGKIGKDQVEDYARRKGMDIRTVERWLSPNLNYEPE, translated from the coding sequence ATGCCGAGACAAGAGAAATGGCCCATCGTGGAGATGCTGAACGAACGGATTCTGATCCTTGATGGTGCGATGGGGACGATGATCCAGCAGCGGAAGCTGGATGAGGCAGCCTTTCGGGGAGAGCGCTTCAAGGATTGGAAGAAGGATCTCAAGGGGCATAACGATCTGCTGAATCTCACGCAGCCGTCTGTCATCGAAGACATTCATCGGCAGTATTTGGAGGCCGGTGCGGACATCGTCGAGACCAATACGTTCAACTCTCAGGCGATCTCGCTTATGGATTACGGCATGGACCGGCTCGGTTACGAGTTGTCCAAAGCCGGCGCCGAGTGCGCGAGACGAGCCGTCGTTGCCGTGGAACAGGCACAGCCGGGACGGCGGTGTTTCGTCGCCGGGGCGATCGGTCCGACGACCAAGACCTCATCGATTTCGACCGATGTGAACAATCCTGCCGCTCGAGGGACAACGTATGAAGAACTCGTTGCCGCGTATGGCGAGCAGGTGCGCGGATTGCTCGAAGGTGGTGCAGATCTTCTCTTGGTCGAAACCATTTTTGATACCTTGAATGCCAAGGCGGCATTCTTTGCAATTCAAGAGGCCTTTGCATCAGGCGTACGCAGGGTTCCGATCATGGCGTCGGTGACGTTCATCCAAGCCGGCAGCAACCGCGGGGTGACCGGACAGACGGTCGAGGCATTTTGGAATTCAATTTCCCATGTGCCGCTTTTGAGCGTGGGAATGAATTGTGCGTTGGGGCCGAAAGAAATGCGGCCACTGATCGAGGACCTATCTCAGATCGCGCCGATTTATATCAGTGCCCATCCCAATGCCGGTCTGCCGAATCCCCTGTTACCGACCGGGTTTCCCGAGACGCCAGAGACCTTGGCACCTCAGTTGCGGGACTGGGCGAACAATGGATGGCTGAACATCGTCGGTGGCTGTTGCGGCACGACACCGGCCCACATTCACCGCATTGCCGAAGCGGTACGCGGGGTGAAACCGCATCTCCCGTCAAAGGTTGAGCCGTACACCAGATTGAGCGGCCTGGAGGCTGTCACCATCCGGCCTGACTCGAACTTCGTCAATATCGGTGAGCGTACGAATGTGACCGGCTCGCCGGCCTTCGCCAAGCTGATTCTCGCCGGGGATTATGAGTCAGCCCTGTCGGTGGCACGTCAACAGGTGGACGGTGGGGCCCAGATTATCGACATCAACATGGACGAGGGCATGCTCGATTCCAAAGCGGCCATGGAAAAGTTTCTGCGTCTGGTGGCTTCTGAGCCGGACATCTGCAAAGTGCCGATTATGGTCGACAGCTCCAAGTGGGAGGTACTGGAGACCGGCTTGAAGAACATCCAAGGCAAGGCGGTTGTGAACAGTATCAGCTTGAAAGAAGGTGAACAGAAATTCATCGACCAGGCGACGGTGATTCGTCGCTACGGTGCGGCGGTGGTCGTGATGGCCTTTGACGAGCAGGGGCAGGCCGACACACTGGAGCGGAAGAAACAAATCTGTGCGCGTTCGTACAAGGTCCTCACGGAGCGGGTTGGAGTTCCTCCGCCAGACATCATCTTCGATCCGAACATCTTGACCGTGGCGACGGGGATCGATGAACACAACAACTATGCGGTGAACTTTCTCGAGGCGACGCGCTGGATCAAGCAGAATCTGCCTGGTGCGAAGGTCAGCGGCGGGATCAGCAACATCTCCTTTTCATTTCGCGGCAACAACGTTGTTCGCGAGGCGATGCATGCGGCGTTTCTCTACCATGCCGTCAAGGCCGGGTTGGATATGGGCATCGTCAATGCCGGCCAGTTGGCCGTGTATGAGGAGATTCCCAAGGATCTGCTCGGGCTTGTCGAGGACGTGCTGCTCAATCGTCGGCCGGATGCGACCGAACGCCTAGTGACGTTTGCTGAGACGGTCAAGGCGAAAGGCAAGGTTGCGGTCAAGGACGACGAATGGCGCAAGGGGACGGTCGAGGAGCGGCTGTCCCATGCCCTGGTCAAGGGCCTTACGGACTTTATCGACAAGGACACAGAAGAGGCGCGTCAGAAGTATGCCAAACCGATTGAAGTGATCGAAGGACCGTTGATGGCCGGCATGAATGTGGTCGGTGATCTGTTCGGGTCAGGCAAGATGTTCTTACCGCAAGTTGTGAAGAGCGCACGTGTCATGAAGAAGGCCGTAGCCTATCTCATGCCCTTCATGGAAGAAGAGAAGAAGCGGTCCGGTAATTTTCAGTCGCAGGGTAAGGTGTTGCTGGCAACGGTCAAGGGCGATGTGCATGACATCGGAAAAAATATTGTTGGTGTTGTGTTGGGTTGTAACAACTACGAAGTGATTGACCTAGGTGTGATGGTGCCCTGCGAGAAGATTCTGGCTGCAGCACGAGAGAACAAAGCTGACATCATTGGCTTGAGTGGACTCATCACACCCTCGCTCGACGAGATGGTGCATGTGGCGAAGGAGATGACTCGGGAAGGGTTCGAGGTGCCGCTCTTGATCGGAGGCGCAACAACCAGTAAGGCTCATACTGCAGTGAAGATCGCCCCCTCATATGCGCCAGGCGTGGTCCATGTCCTCGATGCCTCACGTGCCGTTGGGGTTGTGGGGAGTCTGGTGAGCCAGACACAACGGCAAGGGTTCGTGAAGCAAGTGAGGGATGACTACGAGCGGATGCGACAAGCACACCAGGATCGTGGCGCCAAACCGTTGCTCTCGATTGCCCAGGCCCGTACCAATCGGTTCATGCCCGATTGGGAGAAGACTGACATTCCAACACCGGCCACAATGGGAGTGCGAACCATTGAGGACCAGTCGCTGGTCGAACTGATTTCGTACATTGATTGGTCGCCCTTCTTCCACACCTGGGAATTAAAGGGGCGCTATCCGACGATCTTCGAGGATTCGACCGTCGGGCCAAGAGCTCAAGAGCTCTACGACGATGCGCGGCGGCTCCTCGATGAGATCGTCAAGAAACGACAGCTCACCGCCAAGGGAGTCTATGGCTTCTTTGCGGCTGCCTCGGTCGGGGACGACGTCGAATTGTATACGGATGCTTCTCGAAAGCCGGTGCTCACGACGATCCATCACCTCCGACAGCAATCGGAGAAGCCGACAGGGCAGCCGAATCTTTCACTCGCTGATTATGTAGCGCCAAAGGATTCCGGTCGGCAGGACTACGTCGGGGCGTTTGCTGTAACCGCCGGAATCGGGCTGGATGACCTCTGTAAACAGTTCGATCGGGATCACGACGACTACAACTCGATCATGGCGAAGGCCCTTGCGGACCGGTTGGCTGAAGCGTTCGCCGAATGTCTCCATAAGCGGGTCAGAGAAGAGTGGGGGTATGGCAAGACGGAACAACTGACGAATGAGGAATTGATCCGTGAAAAATACCGCGGCATCCGTCCGGCGCCTGGTTATCCGGCATGCCCGGACCATACAGAAAAACGGGTGTTGTTCGATCTGCTCCAAGTGGAGGAACATGCGAGGATTACGTTGACGGACAGCTATGCCATGTGGCCGGCGGCATCGGTCAGCGGATTCTATTTTGCCCATCCGGACGCCAAGTACTTTGCTGTGGGCAAGATCGGGAAAGACCAAGTTGAAGACTACGCCCGCCGCAAGGGGATGGATATTCGTACCGTCGAACGCTGGCTCTCACCGAACCTGAATTACGAGCCTGAGTAG
- a CDS encoding formylglycine-generating enzyme family protein, with protein sequence MMVRLFACCTLLLAVTHHDESTAQAEVLSDMVMIPAGEFLMGSPEDGLSFDDEHPQRLVYVASFSIDRYEVTNAQYKQFVDGTGHPPPSHLTPRFNLWTETAPLPGSDKHPVVNISWHEAGAYCRWQGKRLPTEAEWEKAARGTNGRRYPWGIDWDIFSGNSASYWAGRTIEFKDGEAWKAFWMNGDGARASHEHGLTGEVLTLPIGTFPQGASPYGVFDMAGNVAEWVQDWYEPYSYLNAPLSDPQGPHGQLLKVVRGGSWLKPARNIRASDRDYALPTDRATGIGFRCARDVW encoded by the coding sequence ATGATGGTCCGACTGTTCGCCTGCTGTACGCTGCTCCTCGCGGTTACCCATCATGATGAATCAACAGCTCAGGCCGAGGTTCTCTCAGACATGGTCATGATTCCAGCGGGAGAGTTCCTCATGGGCAGCCCGGAAGACGGGCTGAGCTTTGATGACGAGCACCCGCAACGCCTGGTGTATGTCGCATCCTTTTCGATTGATCGCTACGAAGTCACCAACGCCCAGTATAAACAATTTGTCGACGGCACCGGACATCCGCCACCGAGCCACCTCACCCCACGATTTAATCTATGGACCGAGACCGCCCCACTCCCTGGAAGCGACAAACACCCGGTGGTCAATATCAGCTGGCACGAGGCCGGTGCCTACTGCCGGTGGCAGGGAAAACGGCTCCCGACCGAAGCGGAATGGGAGAAAGCCGCACGTGGTACGAACGGCCGACGCTATCCGTGGGGTATTGACTGGGACATCTTCTCCGGCAACAGCGCAAGTTATTGGGCTGGACGCACGATCGAATTCAAAGACGGCGAGGCGTGGAAAGCCTTCTGGATGAACGGCGACGGTGCGCGGGCGTCACACGAGCATGGCCTCACGGGCGAGGTGTTGACGCTCCCGATCGGGACCTTCCCCCAAGGAGCCAGTCCCTATGGCGTCTTCGATATGGCCGGGAACGTCGCAGAATGGGTGCAAGATTGGTATGAGCCCTATTCATATCTCAATGCCCCACTCTCGGATCCCCAAGGCCCGCATGGGCAACTTCTCAAGGTCGTACGGGGAGGATCCTGGCTCAAGCCGGCACGAAACATCCGTGCCTCCGACCGTGACTATGCCTTGCCCACCGATCGCGCGACTGGAATCGGCTTTCGTTGTGCCAGAGACGTCTGGTAG
- a CDS encoding putative signal transducing protein: MMRMIHLMNAQDVGELAMIKSLLDGNRITYVVHGEHVSSLYPGVPLVGSRVMVDAADHARAEVLLGRLRLSIRDTSP; encoded by the coding sequence ATGATGCGGATGATCCATCTCATGAATGCGCAGGATGTGGGCGAGCTCGCGATGATCAAGAGTTTGCTGGACGGCAATCGCATCACGTATGTCGTCCATGGTGAACATGTGAGCAGTCTGTATCCTGGAGTGCCGCTTGTCGGGAGCCGCGTGATGGTTGATGCGGCAGATCATGCCCGCGCTGAGGTACTTCTCGGGCGACTCCGGCTCTCCATTCGAGACACATCCCCTTGA
- a CDS encoding ATP-dependent Clp protease adaptor ClpS translates to MPTPATPETIPDIGEEIHTGTGSGLESRVVVYNCDCHTYKQVIDLFCRFIPGMTSAKAFELAYRIDHEGQAIVFTGSTERADDIAAKLAGGGLKVVVQ, encoded by the coding sequence ATGCCAACACCAGCCACACCAGAAACTATTCCTGACATTGGGGAAGAGATTCACACCGGCACCGGAAGCGGATTAGAATCCCGTGTCGTCGTGTACAATTGCGACTGTCATACCTATAAACAGGTCATCGATTTATTTTGCCGTTTCATTCCCGGCATGACCTCGGCAAAGGCATTTGAACTCGCCTATCGTATCGACCACGAAGGACAAGCCATCGTCTTTACCGGATCAACTGAACGCGCGGACGATATCGCGGCGAAGCTCGCAGGGGGTGGGCTTAAAGTAGTGGTTCAGTAG
- a CDS encoding FmdB family zinc ribbon protein, with protein sequence MRYTTKELLTMPIFEYVCRECNHRFELLIQGSAEAVCPQCKATKLEKQFSAFGVGATASWASSGTPGACGSCGDPRGPGACSMN encoded by the coding sequence ATGCGTTATACAACCAAGGAGTTGTTGACTATGCCTATCTTCGAATATGTCTGTCGTGAATGCAATCACCGTTTTGAGTTGTTGATCCAAGGGTCAGCAGAAGCAGTGTGTCCCCAATGTAAGGCGACGAAGCTTGAGAAACAGTTCTCGGCTTTTGGCGTCGGCGCTACGGCTAGTTGGGCTTCTTCCGGAACTCCAGGCGCTTGCGGCAGCTGCGGCGATCCGCGTGGGCCCGGGGCCTGTTCGATGAACTAA
- a CDS encoding iron-containing redox enzyme family protein — protein MSAHMTKSAFLESLLQLMDNKHHWAWDHFASGRLTHTQLKIHFQQEYAVYVRDFPIFLARILGKNPPSSARHMLAENIYEEETGGLSLGTSHPELFLTMMEGLRFSRNSFERFHLLPEARSYRAWLDRMSYHRDWVLGAATFTIFVEGSVKDRTELTAPSKKKQPKEIEALINIHPLVRYHGLNPNRMDLIRAHQLVEAGHRHDAYHMVVNYTPPAIRPSVLTCLRKSLALWLTYRDAVAKSCGITKPS, from the coding sequence ATGTCGGCTCACATGACAAAATCGGCGTTCCTTGAATCGTTGCTCCAACTTATGGACAACAAGCATCATTGGGCCTGGGACCATTTTGCTTCCGGCCGACTCACCCATACCCAACTGAAGATTCACTTTCAGCAAGAATATGCGGTCTACGTTCGCGACTTCCCTATCTTCTTAGCCAGAATTCTCGGAAAAAATCCACCCTCTTCGGCGCGTCACATGTTGGCTGAAAATATCTACGAGGAAGAAACCGGCGGGCTTTCGTTGGGTACCTCTCACCCGGAACTCTTTTTGACGATGATGGAAGGCCTCCGATTCAGCCGCAACAGTTTCGAACGGTTCCATCTCTTGCCTGAGGCCCGCAGCTACCGGGCCTGGCTTGATCGCATGTCCTATCACCGTGACTGGGTACTGGGTGCTGCAACCTTCACCATCTTCGTGGAGGGCAGTGTCAAGGACCGAACAGAACTCACAGCACCATCAAAGAAGAAACAGCCGAAAGAGATCGAAGCCCTCATCAACATCCACCCCCTCGTCCGCTATCATGGCCTCAATCCCAACCGGATGGATCTGATCCGTGCGCACCAGCTGGTTGAAGCAGGACATCGTCACGACGCCTATCACATGGTCGTCAATTACACCCCACCGGCAATCAGGCCATCGGTCCTGACGTGCCTTCGCAAAAGCCTGGCGCTTTGGCTGACCTATCGCGATGCGGTCGCCAAATCCTGCGGGATCACAAAGCCTTCATGA
- a CDS encoding DUF3386 family protein: MEHRSDPSTVADDPRARDLLRRAFEATARWPKDFQGFTADLTVNVNGKETNGSVIVKSPREVSVQLTDGDIQKWAQEQLGMIAVHRGPRSFDESDGKYTLTMEEDGHPLGVKLTIHGSNSYYRLKDNRITQINRKMAHPGMNPFAFTINVEESAVTKDQKNLTSKYTVYYYSPTDGTLTNVESFTDTHVRVGACDLPATRRIITYEGKQVVVKHLNFTNHSVL; encoded by the coding sequence ATGGAACATCGGTCTGACCCATCCACCGTCGCGGATGACCCACGGGCTCGGGACCTTCTTCGTCGCGCCTTTGAGGCAACTGCGCGCTGGCCCAAGGACTTCCAAGGCTTTACCGCCGACCTCACCGTGAACGTGAACGGCAAAGAAACCAACGGGTCGGTCATCGTGAAAAGTCCTCGTGAAGTGTCCGTCCAGCTCACCGATGGCGATATTCAAAAGTGGGCACAGGAACAGCTGGGCATGATCGCCGTCCATCGTGGTCCGCGGAGCTTCGACGAATCAGACGGCAAATATACCCTGACCATGGAAGAGGATGGTCATCCCTTGGGAGTCAAACTCACGATTCATGGGTCCAATTCCTACTATCGGCTCAAGGACAACCGCATTACCCAAATTAACCGTAAGATGGCCCACCCGGGCATGAATCCGTTCGCCTTTACCATCAACGTGGAAGAAAGTGCCGTCACAAAAGACCAGAAAAACCTCACGAGCAAGTACACCGTCTATTACTACTCCCCGACGGACGGCACGTTGACCAATGTGGAGAGTTTCACCGACACCCACGTCCGTGTCGGGGCCTGCGACCTGCCGGCCACCAGACGGATCATCACCTATGAAGGCAAGCAGGTTGTCGTGAAACACCTGAACTTCACGAATCACAGCGTCCTCTAA
- a CDS encoding NAD(P)-dependent oxidoreductase, with amino-acid sequence MKIAVLGASAGIGLQCVRLALQKGHEVVTLSRRVVPIPDHVKLTRVLGSATDAEAVRRAVEGVEAVLVTIGTKSPLPTTIFSDSARILLQVLKEIGSSPTLIVLTGFGTGNSWNYNSFPMKILFTLALKQVYLDKERQEELIAAGYPRWEIVRPGRLTNGSMTGRYRVLDTLVDEMKVGAIARADVAQFLVTQAEQPTYLGKHPALTY; translated from the coding sequence ATGAAAATTGCTGTTCTTGGCGCGTCCGCTGGGATAGGGCTGCAGTGTGTGCGGCTCGCTCTGCAGAAGGGACATGAGGTTGTGACGCTCTCGCGTCGGGTTGTACCCATTCCAGATCATGTCAAGCTGACACGGGTACTGGGTAGTGCGACGGACGCCGAGGCTGTGCGACGAGCCGTGGAGGGAGTCGAGGCCGTTCTGGTCACGATCGGCACAAAAAGTCCATTGCCGACCACGATATTCTCAGACTCTGCTCGGATCTTGCTGCAAGTTTTGAAGGAGATCGGCTCCTCACCAACCCTCATCGTTCTGACTGGTTTTGGAACAGGCAACAGCTGGAACTATAATTCATTTCCGATGAAGATTCTCTTTACGCTGGCGCTGAAGCAGGTCTATCTGGATAAGGAGCGACAGGAAGAGCTGATTGCCGCCGGGTACCCCCGGTGGGAGATCGTACGGCCAGGGCGGCTCACCAACGGCAGCATGACCGGGCGCTATCGCGTCCTCGATACCCTCGTGGACGAGATGAAGGTAGGGGCTATTGCTCGTGCCGATGTCGCCCAGTTTCTGGTGACTCAGGCTGAGCAACCGACTTATCTTGGCAAGCATCCGGCACTGACGTACTGA
- a CDS encoding DUF4124 domain-containing protein, with protein sequence MMVVKQYCWALVMWFCVVLGQGLSVEAWATTMYSYIDEQGNLVYTDALETVPQKYRAKVKAHEQPDAVTKPPSALQSVQEKIKAQAKNLGSGMSSVNLDLSGLAPEQSKIVTQAGLAAVVLLAIMFFSKNSPMVRLLALGLLIVLGIGTPVLMYTSNGGPMDRMKEKAVTAGQTQQNRLQVSP encoded by the coding sequence ATGATGGTGGTTAAGCAATACTGCTGGGCATTGGTGATGTGGTTCTGTGTTGTCCTGGGGCAGGGGCTTTCTGTCGAGGCCTGGGCGACAACAATGTATTCGTATATTGATGAGCAGGGGAACTTGGTCTATACGGATGCTCTGGAAACCGTTCCTCAAAAGTATCGAGCAAAAGTGAAAGCCCATGAGCAACCCGATGCCGTGACGAAGCCGCCTTCAGCACTGCAGTCGGTGCAAGAAAAAATCAAAGCACAGGCCAAGAATCTTGGTTCGGGGATGTCCTCGGTAAATCTCGATCTCTCAGGGTTAGCACCGGAGCAGTCGAAGATTGTGACGCAAGCGGGCCTTGCCGCAGTGGTCCTGTTGGCGATCATGTTTTTCAGTAAAAATAGCCCGATGGTGCGCTTATTGGCGCTGGGCCTCTTGATTGTGTTGGGGATTGGTACACCTGTGCTGATGTACACCAGCAACGGCGGCCCAATGGATCGTATGAAAGAGAAAGCGGTCACTGCAGGACAGACCCAACAGAATCGACTTCAGGTCTCACCCTAG
- a CDS encoding DUF5069 domain-containing protein translates to MKFKLGGYAHLARMIDKCRAVLAGTEGEYIYPCPMDERLLEFVRLTSDQFTVAVKANTTDEGVLAWFQQHAQPHQPAEVEDWNHRLLVRGPSSPESAAKFRKYRDAIDPSRTDLTAWSDLQDLEEGRLVPRRDPASPST, encoded by the coding sequence ATGAAGTTCAAGCTGGGGGGATATGCTCATCTTGCGCGTATGATCGACAAGTGCCGAGCCGTCCTGGCCGGGACGGAAGGTGAGTATATCTATCCCTGCCCGATGGACGAACGGTTGCTGGAATTTGTCAGGCTCACCAGTGACCAGTTTACGGTCGCCGTGAAGGCTAATACGACCGATGAGGGTGTCCTGGCGTGGTTTCAGCAGCATGCGCAACCACACCAGCCGGCAGAAGTAGAAGACTGGAATCATCGGCTGCTGGTACGGGGGCCGAGTTCTCCGGAAAGTGCGGCGAAGTTCAGGAAATACCGTGATGCCATCGATCCATCCCGCACCGACCTGACGGCCTGGTCCGACCTGCAGGATCTCGAAGAAGGACGACTCGTTCCAAGACGAGACCCCGCGAGCCCATCCACCTAA